Proteins encoded within one genomic window of Setaria italica strain Yugu1 chromosome IV, Setaria_italica_v2.0, whole genome shotgun sequence:
- the LOC101758107 gene encoding pyrophosphate-energized vacuolar membrane proton pump, which yields MASPAFLPELATQVIVPVAAVVGIAFAVLQWVLVSKVKLSPEPRRGDGSSGKSGAGASEYLIEEEEGLNEHNVVVKCAEIQNAISEGATSFLFTEYKYVGLFMGIFAVLIFLFLGSVEGFSTKSQPCHYSKGKMCKPALANALFSTIAFVLGAVTSLVSGFLGMKIATYANARTTLEARKGVGKAFITAFRSGAVMGFLLAASGLFVLYIAINLFGIYYGDDWEGLYEAITGYGLGGSSMALFGRVGGGIYTKAADVGADLVGKVERNIPEDDPRNPAVIADNVGDNVGDIAGMGSDLFGSYAESSCAALVVASISSFGINHEFTPMLYPLLVSSVGIIACLITTLFATDFFEIKAVDEIEPALKKQLIISTAVMTVGIALVSWLGLPYTFTIFNFGVQKTVYNWQLFLCVAVGLWAGLVIGFVTEYYTSNAYSPVQDVADSCRTGAATNVIFGLALGYKSVIIPIFAIAFSIFLSFSLAAMYGVAVAALGMLSTIATGLAIDAYGPISDNAGGIAEMAGMSHRIRERTDALDAAGNTTAAIGKGFAIGSAALVSLALFGAFVSRAEISTVDVLSPKVFIGLIVGAMLPYWFSAMTMKSVGSAALKMVEEVRRQFNTIPGLMEGTTKPDYATCVKISTDASIKEMIPPGALVMLTPLIVGILFGVETLSGVLAGALVSGVQIAISASNTGGAWDNAKKYIEAGASEHARTLGPKGSDPHKAAVIGDTIGDPLKDTSGPSLNILIKLMAVESLVFAPFFATHGGILFKWL from the exons ATGGCCTCGCCAGCGTTCCTGCCCGAGCTGGCCACGCAGGTAATAGTGCCCGTCGCGGCCGTTGTTGGCATCGCGTTCGCGGTGCTGCAGTGGGTGCTGGTATCCAAGGTGAAGCTCTCCCCCGAGCCCCGTCGCGGGGACGGCTCCTCCGGGaagagcggcgccggcgccagcgagTACCtcatcgaggaggaggaggggctcaACGAGCACAACGTCGTCGTCAAGTGCGCCGAGATCCAGAACGCCATCTCCGAAG GAGCAACTTCTTTCCTTTTCACTGAATACAAGTATGTTGGACTATTCATGGGCATTTTTGCTGTCCTGATCTTCCTCTTCCTTGGCTCTGTTGAGGGGTTCAGCACCAAGAGTCAACCTTGCCACTACAGCAAGGGCAAGATGTGCAAGCCTGCCCTTGCTAATGCTCTCTTCAGCACCATCGCCTTTGTGCTTGGTGCAGTCACCTCACTTGTTTCTGGGTTTCTTGGAATGAAGATTGCAACATATGCAAATGCCAGAACAACTCTTGAGGCAAGGAAGGGTGTCGGAAAGGCATTCATTACTGCCTTCCGCTCTGGGGCTGTGATGGGCTTCCTGCTTGCTGCTAGTGGCCTTTTTGTCCTTTATATTGCAATCAACTTGTTTGGAATTTATTATGGTGATGACTGGGAGGGCCTTTATGAGGCTATCACTGGTTATGGTCTCGGTGGTTCTTCTATGGCTCTTTTTGGCCGTGTTGGTGGTGGAATATACACCAAAGCTGCTGATGTTGGTGCAGATCTTGTTGGGAAAGTTGAAAGGAATATCCCTGAAGACGATCCGAGAAACCCAGCT GTCATTGCGGACAATGTTGGTGACAACGTTGGAGATATTGCTGGAATGGGATCAGACCTCTTTGGCTCCTATGCTGAGTCTTCATGCGCTGCTCTTGTCGTTGCCTCGATCTCTTCTTTTGGGATCAATCATGAATTCACTCCTATGTTGTACCCACTCCTCGTTAGCTCTGTGGGTATCATAGCTTGCTTGATAACCACTCTTTTTGCAACTGATTTCTTCGAGATCAAGGCTGTAGATGAAATAGAGCCAGCTCTCAAGAAGCAACTTATAATTTCCACTGCTGTGATGACCGTTGGCATTGCACTTGTCAGTTGGTTAGGGCTCCCATATACATTCACAATCTTCAACTTTGGTGTGCAGAAGACGGTGTATAACTG GCAATTATTCCTATGCGTGGCAGTTGGTCTGTGGGCTGGACTAGTTATTGGATTTGTTACGGAGTATTACACGAGCAATGCATACAG TCCTGTGCAGGATGTTGCTGACTCCTGCAGAACTGGAGCTGCTACTAATGTCATCTTTGGCCTTGCTCTGGGATACAAATCAGTCATTATCCCTATTTTTGCTATTGCTTTCAGTATTTTCCTCAGCTTCAGCCTTGCTGCAATGTACGGTGTTGCTGTGGCTGCTCTTGGAATGCTCAGCACAATCGCTACTGGCCTTGCCATTGATGCCTATGGTCCTATCAGTGATAATGCTGGAGGAATTGCTGAAATGGCTGGCATGAGCCACAGAATCCGTGAGAGAACAGATGCTCTCGATGCTGCTGGAAACACTACTGCTGCCATTGGGAAG GGTTTTGCCATTGGTTCAGCTGCCTTGGTGTCTCTTGCCCTCTTTGGTGCTTTTGTCAGCCGTGCTGAGATCTCAACTGTTGATGTTTTGTCGCCTAAAGTTTTCATTGGACTGATTGTCGGTGCCATGCTTCCATACTGGTTCTCAGCAATGACCATGAAGAGTGTTGGCAGTGCAGCACTCAAGATGGTTGAGGAAGTCCGCAGGCAGTTCAACACCATCCCTGGGCTCATGGAGGGCACCACCAAGCCTGACTATGCGACATGTGTCAAGATCTCCACTGATGCGTCTATCAAGGAGATGATCCCCCCAGGCGCACTTGTCATGCTCACCCCGCTTATTGTTGGGAtcttgtttggtgttgagaccCTCTCTGGTGTTCTTGCTGGTGCTCTTGTTTCTGGTGTCCAG ATTGCAATCTCTGCATCCAACACTGGAGGTGCCTGGGACAATGCAAAGAAATACATCGAG GCTGGTGCATCTGAGCACGCAAGAACTCTGGGCCCCAAAGGCTCCGATCCACACAAAGCTGCTGTCATTGGTGACACCATCGGTGATCCGCTCAAGGACACCTCAGGCCCATCACTGAATATCCTCATCAAGCTCATGGCCGTTGAGTCCCTGGTCTTTGCCCCCTTCTTCGCCACCCATGGAGGCATCCTCTTCAAATGGCTTTAG